From one Streptomyces chromofuscus genomic stretch:
- a CDS encoding SDR family NAD(P)-dependent oxidoreductase, whose product MSKVFLVTGSSRGLGREIVTAALTAGHRVMATARDPRTLEDLVTAHGDQIRTAQLDVTQPDAAERVVAETVDAFGRLDVVVNNAGQGDRASLEDTSLEAFRRQIDTNFYGTVYVSRAALPLLRRQGGGHIIQISSLGGRIASPGMTAYQSAKWAVGGFSEVLAAEVGPLNIKITVLEPGGMRTDWAGASMHTPPISEPYQPTVGAAAEAMKDFAREANGDPAKVAQVVLTVADLDEPPLRLLLGSDAYTYGRAGWTRRLEEDEKWRHLSCSTDHDQAEDNGSRWLDS is encoded by the coding sequence ATGTCCAAGGTTTTCCTGGTCACTGGTTCCTCCCGCGGCCTGGGCCGCGAGATCGTCACGGCCGCCCTCACCGCAGGGCACCGGGTGATGGCCACCGCCCGCGACCCGCGCACCCTGGAAGATCTGGTCACCGCCCACGGCGATCAGATCCGTACCGCTCAGCTCGACGTCACGCAGCCCGACGCCGCCGAACGTGTCGTCGCCGAGACCGTCGACGCCTTCGGGCGGCTGGACGTCGTGGTGAACAACGCCGGTCAGGGCGACCGCGCTTCCTTGGAAGACACGTCCCTCGAAGCGTTCCGCCGCCAGATCGACACCAATTTCTACGGCACGGTGTACGTCAGCCGGGCCGCTCTGCCCCTGCTGCGCCGCCAGGGCGGCGGTCACATCATCCAGATCTCTTCTCTCGGCGGCCGCATCGCCAGCCCCGGTATGACCGCCTACCAGTCCGCCAAGTGGGCCGTGGGTGGTTTCTCCGAGGTCCTCGCCGCCGAAGTCGGCCCGTTGAACATCAAGATCACTGTCCTGGAACCGGGCGGCATGCGCACCGACTGGGCAGGGGCTTCCATGCACACCCCGCCCATCAGCGAGCCGTACCAGCCCACCGTCGGAGCCGCTGCCGAGGCGATGAAGGACTTCGCCCGCGAGGCGAACGGTGACCCAGCCAAGGTGGCCCAGGTCGTCCTCACCGTCGCCGACCTTGACGAACCCCCCCTGCGCCTGCTCCTGGGCTCGGACGCCTACACCTACGGGCGTGCCGGCTGGACCAGGCGCCTGGAGGAGGACGAGAAGTGGCGGCACCTCAGCTGCTCCACCGACCACGACCAGGCCGAGGACAACGGTTCCCGTTGGCTTGACAGTTGA
- a CDS encoding TetR family transcriptional regulator, with product MQRRARSPEAKLRRAEDLLEAARGLAAARGGVRHITLASVTEAAGLHPSAVRRYFDSKEELLLELAERGWRQWHESLAARLVGTRGLAPEGVAAVVAATLAAQPLLCDLLTHVPLSLEGDVCIERAHRYKTNTFAVYDAIVDDLTAASTMTSAQVQDLITVALGLTANLWQISHPTPTLAELYAQHPRWGHIALDFEPRLTRLLQATATGLATVET from the coding sequence ATGCAGCGCCGAGCCCGTTCGCCCGAAGCCAAGCTCCGCCGGGCCGAAGACCTGCTCGAGGCAGCCCGAGGGCTGGCCGCCGCCCGAGGCGGTGTTCGCCACATCACGCTGGCGTCCGTCACGGAGGCCGCCGGCCTGCACCCCTCCGCCGTCCGCCGCTACTTCGACAGCAAGGAGGAACTCCTGCTCGAACTGGCCGAACGCGGCTGGCGACAGTGGCACGAGTCCCTCGCCGCCCGTCTGGTCGGCACCCGCGGTCTCGCGCCGGAAGGGGTCGCGGCCGTCGTGGCCGCCACGCTCGCTGCGCAACCGCTGCTCTGCGACCTGCTCACCCACGTCCCGCTCAGCCTCGAAGGAGACGTCTGCATCGAACGCGCCCACCGCTACAAGACCAACACGTTCGCCGTGTACGACGCCATCGTCGACGATTTGACAGCCGCCAGCACCATGACCAGCGCACAGGTGCAGGACCTCATCACCGTGGCGTTGGGGCTGACCGCCAACCTCTGGCAGATCTCCCATCCCACACCCACGCTTGCCGAGCTCTACGCCCAGCATCCCCGTTGGGGGCACATTGCCCTCGACTTCGAACCGCGACTGACCCGCTTGCTCCAGGCCACGGCCACCGGTCTCGCTACCGTGGAGACGTAG
- a CDS encoding lamin tail domain-containing protein, with amino-acid sequence MFPYPCVTPRRLAAATLAAAALAGAGVAAPASAADRDWRSPAVEISSVQYDSPGRDTRSNRSLNGEWVEVTNTTRRGVNLDGWTLSDEDGNTYTFDRFRLAGRATVRIHTGEGRDRGGALYQDRRDHVWDNRSDTATLRNDWGRFIDALSWGGRHHDRNDDGRHGGDRDGRHDRSDSRHHDRNGSGRHDRSDSRHHDRNGSGRHDRSDSRHHDRNGSGRHDRSDSRHHDRNGSGRHDRSDSRHHDRGRHGGDRLSGRD; translated from the coding sequence GTGTTCCCTTACCCGTGTGTGACCCCGCGCCGTCTGGCCGCCGCCACCTTGGCGGCTGCTGCTCTGGCGGGGGCCGGCGTCGCAGCGCCGGCGTCCGCGGCCGACCGTGACTGGCGCAGCCCGGCCGTCGAGATCAGTTCTGTGCAGTACGACTCCCCGGGCCGTGACACCCGTTCCAACCGTTCCCTGAACGGGGAGTGGGTGGAGGTCACCAACACCACTCGCCGCGGCGTGAACCTGGACGGCTGGACGCTGTCCGATGAGGACGGCAACACCTACACCTTCGACCGCTTCCGCCTGGCGGGTCGGGCAACGGTCCGTATCCACACGGGCGAGGGCCGCGACCGCGGCGGCGCCCTGTACCAGGATCGCCGCGACCACGTGTGGGACAACCGTTCCGACACCGCCACCCTGCGCAACGACTGGGGCCGTTTCATCGACGCCCTCTCCTGGGGCGGCCGCCACCACGACCGCAACGACGACGGACGTCACGGAGGTGACCGCGACGGACGCCACGACCGCAGCGACAGCCGCCACCACGACCGCAACGGCAGCGGACGCCACGACCGTAGCGACAGCCGCCACCACGACCGCAACGGCAGCGGACGCCACGACCGTAGCGACAGCCGCCACCACGACCGCAACGGCAGCGGACGCCACGACCGTAGCGACAGCCGCCACCACGACCGCAACGGCAGCGGACGCCACGACCGTAGCGACAGCCGCCACCACGACCGCGGACGTCACGGAGGCGACCGTCTCAGCGGTCGTGACTGA
- a CDS encoding AraC-like ligand-binding domain-containing protein, translating into MVLVTDFRTADLPVAERFGSWHDMTAKALIPNVIRSDHEADFRARARVLQLGDLQVSALAYPALETRRSTQLIRRSDPDGYQMMLSLRGGHRILQAGRDSVCGAGDMMLYDTSRPWHGWTADDSDRVKGVMVAFPRALLPLPADELDRLTAVPLPGREGLGAVLSGYLVQLTAGAAAYTPADDSRLAACTLDLLTAYLAHYLDADASVPPSARHKAQLLQIRAFVQRHLDDPDLSPGAIAAAHHMSLRSLHRLFQQEGLTVAGWIRGRRLESCRRDLADPLLRSRSVRAIAARWGFSDPAHFSRAFRAAYGMSPGEYRHLVPTGLDSSMAGAKSPADAPA; encoded by the coding sequence ATGGTGCTGGTGACGGATTTCCGGACGGCGGATCTACCGGTGGCCGAGCGATTCGGATCCTGGCACGACATGACAGCCAAGGCGTTGATACCGAATGTGATCCGCAGCGACCACGAGGCGGATTTCCGGGCACGGGCGCGAGTGCTGCAGCTGGGCGACCTTCAGGTGTCGGCCCTGGCCTACCCGGCGTTGGAGACGCGTCGGTCGACGCAGCTGATACGAAGATCGGACCCCGATGGTTACCAGATGATGCTGAGCCTGCGTGGGGGCCACCGGATCCTTCAGGCAGGCCGGGACTCCGTCTGTGGCGCCGGGGACATGATGCTCTACGACACCTCGCGTCCCTGGCACGGCTGGACAGCCGACGACTCGGACAGGGTGAAGGGGGTGATGGTGGCATTCCCCCGGGCGCTGCTGCCGCTGCCGGCGGACGAACTGGACCGGCTCACTGCCGTTCCGTTGCCGGGGCGCGAAGGTCTCGGGGCCGTATTGTCCGGGTACCTCGTGCAGTTGACCGCGGGTGCCGCCGCCTACACCCCAGCGGATGACAGCCGCCTCGCCGCGTGCACTCTCGACCTGCTGACCGCGTACCTCGCCCACTACCTTGATGCCGACGCATCGGTGCCGCCATCAGCTCGCCACAAAGCCCAACTGCTGCAGATTCGCGCCTTCGTACAGCGACACCTCGACGACCCGGACCTGTCCCCGGGGGCGATCGCCGCCGCGCACCACATGTCCCTGCGCTCCTTGCACCGCCTCTTTCAGCAGGAGGGCTTGACCGTCGCTGGTTGGATCCGCGGCCGTCGGCTGGAGTCCTGCCGACGCGACCTGGCCGACCCACTCCTGCGCTCCCGATCGGTCCGTGCCATCGCCGCCCGCTGGGGGTTCTCAGACCCCGCGCACTTCAGCCGCGCTTTTCGCGCCGCGTACGGCATGTCCCCCGGCGAATACCGGCATCTGGTACCGACCGGCCTCGACTCGTCCATGGCAGGGGCGAAGTCACCGGCCGATGCCCCCGCCTGA